A genomic stretch from Erigeron canadensis isolate Cc75 chromosome 9, C_canadensis_v1, whole genome shotgun sequence includes:
- the LOC122583893 gene encoding auxin-responsive protein SAUR50-like, whose product MAKMSSSSNKKNNGILKLKERLQKGLFLAKKRPDSYTDQEMVPKDVKEGHFAVIASDEYVERRFVVPITYLRHPSFLRLLEKAAEEYGFDHEGALMIPCRPSELEWLLEEQIGSSQDGENWVSYKTMVESC is encoded by the coding sequence ATGGCAAAGAtgagtagtagtagtaataagAAAAACAATGGCATTTTGAAGCTTAAGGAGAGGCTGCAAAAGGGTCTTTTCTTGGCCAAGAAAAGACCAGATTCGTATACGGACCAAGAAATGGTCCCAAAAGACGTGAAAGAAGGTCATTTTGCAGTTATAGCGTCCGATGAATATGTTGAAAGGAGATTTGTTGTTCCTATCACGTACCTCCGCCATCCTTCATTTCTAAGACTCTTGGAGAAAGCTGCGGAAGAGTATGGGTTCGACCATGAAGGTGCACTTATGATACCTTGTAGACCGAGTGAGCTAGAGTGGTTGCTGGAAGAACAAATTGGGTCTTCTCAAGATGGTGAAAATTGGGTTTCTTACAAAACAATGGTCGAAAGTTGTTGA
- the LOC122581984 gene encoding ABC transporter F family member 1-like isoform X2: MLCVVFSYDSDGNLWTPNYLSCSPRLHSNLWAQIESLSLTFHGHDLIVDSELELNYGRRYGLLGLNGCGKSTLLTAIGLRELPIPAHMDIFHLTREIEASDMSSLEAVMNCDEERLKLEEEAERLIGQDDGGGEALERVYERLEAMDASTAEKRAAEILNGLGFNKNMQEKKTRDFSGGWRMRIALARALFMNPTILLLDEPTNHLDLEACVWLEETLKKFERILVVVSHSQDFLNGVCTNIIHMQNKKLKLYTGNFDQYVQTRSELEENQMKQYKWEQDQIASMKEYIARFGHGSAKLARQAQSKEKTLAKMERGGLTEKVTRDKVLVFRFTDVGKLPPPVLQFVEVSFGYTPDNLIYKNLDFGVDLDSRVALVGPNGAGKSTLLKLMTGELVPLDGMVRRHNHLRIAQFHQHLAEKLDLEMSALTYMMTEYPGNEEEKMRAAIGRFGLTGKAQVMPMKNLSDGQRSRVIFSWLAYRQPHMLLLDEPTNHLDIETIDSLADALNDWDGGLVLVSHDFRLINQVAQEIWVCENQAVTRWQGDIMAFKEHLRSKAGLSD; this comes from the exons ATGTTGTGCGTTGTCTTCTCCTATGACTCTGATGGTAATTTGTGGACTCCAAATTACTTAAGTTGTTCACCTCGCTTACATTCAAATTTATGGGCACAGATAGAGTCTCTATCACTTACTTTCCATGGACACGATCTTATTGTTGATTCAGAGCTGGAGCTCAACTATGGGAG ACGATATGGATTGCTTGGATTAAATGGCTGCGGTAAATCTACACTTCTTACTGCAATTGGACTGCGAGAGCTTCCCATTCCAGCGCACATGGATATATTCCATCTTACGAGAGAGATTGAAGCTTCTGATATGTCCTCACTTGAGGCTGTGATGAATTGCGATGAAGAGAGGCTGAAATTGGAGGAAGAAGCTGAACGATTGATTGGACAG GATGATGGTGGTGGAGAAGCTTTGGAACGAGTTTATGAACGTTTGGAGGCCATGGATGCATCTACTGCTGAGAAGCGTGCTGCGGAGATTCTTAATGGTCTTGGTTTCAACAAGAATATGCAAGAAAAGAAAACACGCGACTTTTCTGGTGGTTGGAGAATGCGGATTGCTTTGGCCCGTGCTCTGTTTATGAATCCCACAATCTTGTTGCTTGATGAACCCACAAATCATCTCG ATTTAGAAGCTTGTGTCTGGTTGGAGGAGACCCTAAAGAAGTTTGAACGCATACTGGTGGTGGTCTCGCACTCTCAAGACTTTTTAAATGGCGTGTGCACCAACATAATCCATATGCAAAATAAGAAATTGAAGTTGTACACTGGGAATTTCGACCAATATGTTCAGACGCGGTCTGAACTAGAAGAGAACCAGATGAAACAGTATAAGTGGGAGCAGGATCAGATTGCTTCAATGAAAGAGTACATTGCTCGGTTTGGACATGGGTCGGCTAAGCTGGCCCGACAGGCGCAGAGCAAGGAAAAGACCCTGGCCAAAATGGAACGTGGTGGTCTTACAGAAAAGGTCACTCGGGATAAAGTTCTTGTTTTCCGGTTTACTGATGTGGGTAAGCTTCCTCCACCAGTGCTACAGTTTGTGGAAGTTTCTTTTGGTTACACACCTGATAACCTCATTTATAAGAATCTTGACTTTGGAGTTGATCTTGATTCACGGGTTGCATTGGTGGGACCCAATGGAGCTGGTAAGAGCAcattgttaaaactgatgactGGGGAGTTGGTTCCACTTGATGGCATGGTAAGACGGCACAATCACTTGAGGATAGCTCAATTTCACCAACACTTGGCGGAAAAGCTCGACTTAGAAATGTCGGCTTTGACTTATATGATGACCGAGTATCCTGGAAACGAGGAAGAGAAGATGCGGGCAGCCATTGGGCGGTTTGGTCTGACAGGGAAAGCACAAGTGATGCCTATGAAGAACCTTTCAGACGGTCAAAGGAGCCGAGTGATCTTTTCGTGGTTAGCATATAGGCAACCACATATGTTACTTTTGGATGAACCTACTAACCATCTGGATATAGAAACAATTGACTCGCTAGCTGACGCGTTGAATGATTGGGATGGTGGTTTGGTGCTTGTTAGCCATGACTTCAGGCTCATTAACCAGGTGGCTCAGGAGATTTGGGTGTGTGAGAACCAAGCCGTGACTCGTTGGCAAGGTGATATTATGGCTTTTAAGGAGCACTTGAGGAGCAAGGCTGGTCTGTCTGACTAA
- the LOC122581984 gene encoding ABC transporter F family member 1-like isoform X1, whose amino-acid sequence MVSDASKKKAAQKKAAAAAKRGAKAVAAAASKKAAAIGSENLTDGIGSLTVSDRTCTGVLCSHPLSRDIRIESLSLTFHGHDLIVDSELELNYGRRYGLLGLNGCGKSTLLTAIGLRELPIPAHMDIFHLTREIEASDMSSLEAVMNCDEERLKLEEEAERLIGQDDGGGEALERVYERLEAMDASTAEKRAAEILNGLGFNKNMQEKKTRDFSGGWRMRIALARALFMNPTILLLDEPTNHLDLEACVWLEETLKKFERILVVVSHSQDFLNGVCTNIIHMQNKKLKLYTGNFDQYVQTRSELEENQMKQYKWEQDQIASMKEYIARFGHGSAKLARQAQSKEKTLAKMERGGLTEKVTRDKVLVFRFTDVGKLPPPVLQFVEVSFGYTPDNLIYKNLDFGVDLDSRVALVGPNGAGKSTLLKLMTGELVPLDGMVRRHNHLRIAQFHQHLAEKLDLEMSALTYMMTEYPGNEEEKMRAAIGRFGLTGKAQVMPMKNLSDGQRSRVIFSWLAYRQPHMLLLDEPTNHLDIETIDSLADALNDWDGGLVLVSHDFRLINQVAQEIWVCENQAVTRWQGDIMAFKEHLRSKAGLSD is encoded by the exons ATGGTTTCTGATGCAAGTAAGAAGAAAGCAGCACAAAAGAAAGCTGCAGCTGCTGCTAAGCGAGGCGCTAAGGCAGTCGCAGCTGCTGCTTCGAAGAAAGCCGCAGCGATCGGTTCCGAAAACCTGACCGACGGAATCGGTTCGCTTACGGTTTCTGATCGTACGTGTACTGGTGTTCTCTGCTCTCATCCTTTATCTAGAGATATTAGA ATAGAGTCTCTATCACTTACTTTCCATGGACACGATCTTATTGTTGATTCAGAGCTGGAGCTCAACTATGGGAG ACGATATGGATTGCTTGGATTAAATGGCTGCGGTAAATCTACACTTCTTACTGCAATTGGACTGCGAGAGCTTCCCATTCCAGCGCACATGGATATATTCCATCTTACGAGAGAGATTGAAGCTTCTGATATGTCCTCACTTGAGGCTGTGATGAATTGCGATGAAGAGAGGCTGAAATTGGAGGAAGAAGCTGAACGATTGATTGGACAG GATGATGGTGGTGGAGAAGCTTTGGAACGAGTTTATGAACGTTTGGAGGCCATGGATGCATCTACTGCTGAGAAGCGTGCTGCGGAGATTCTTAATGGTCTTGGTTTCAACAAGAATATGCAAGAAAAGAAAACACGCGACTTTTCTGGTGGTTGGAGAATGCGGATTGCTTTGGCCCGTGCTCTGTTTATGAATCCCACAATCTTGTTGCTTGATGAACCCACAAATCATCTCG ATTTAGAAGCTTGTGTCTGGTTGGAGGAGACCCTAAAGAAGTTTGAACGCATACTGGTGGTGGTCTCGCACTCTCAAGACTTTTTAAATGGCGTGTGCACCAACATAATCCATATGCAAAATAAGAAATTGAAGTTGTACACTGGGAATTTCGACCAATATGTTCAGACGCGGTCTGAACTAGAAGAGAACCAGATGAAACAGTATAAGTGGGAGCAGGATCAGATTGCTTCAATGAAAGAGTACATTGCTCGGTTTGGACATGGGTCGGCTAAGCTGGCCCGACAGGCGCAGAGCAAGGAAAAGACCCTGGCCAAAATGGAACGTGGTGGTCTTACAGAAAAGGTCACTCGGGATAAAGTTCTTGTTTTCCGGTTTACTGATGTGGGTAAGCTTCCTCCACCAGTGCTACAGTTTGTGGAAGTTTCTTTTGGTTACACACCTGATAACCTCATTTATAAGAATCTTGACTTTGGAGTTGATCTTGATTCACGGGTTGCATTGGTGGGACCCAATGGAGCTGGTAAGAGCAcattgttaaaactgatgactGGGGAGTTGGTTCCACTTGATGGCATGGTAAGACGGCACAATCACTTGAGGATAGCTCAATTTCACCAACACTTGGCGGAAAAGCTCGACTTAGAAATGTCGGCTTTGACTTATATGATGACCGAGTATCCTGGAAACGAGGAAGAGAAGATGCGGGCAGCCATTGGGCGGTTTGGTCTGACAGGGAAAGCACAAGTGATGCCTATGAAGAACCTTTCAGACGGTCAAAGGAGCCGAGTGATCTTTTCGTGGTTAGCATATAGGCAACCACATATGTTACTTTTGGATGAACCTACTAACCATCTGGATATAGAAACAATTGACTCGCTAGCTGACGCGTTGAATGATTGGGATGGTGGTTTGGTGCTTGTTAGCCATGACTTCAGGCTCATTAACCAGGTGGCTCAGGAGATTTGGGTGTGTGAGAACCAAGCCGTGACTCGTTGGCAAGGTGATATTATGGCTTTTAAGGAGCACTTGAGGAGCAAGGCTGGTCTGTCTGACTAA